One genomic region from Nymphalis io chromosome 18, ilAglIoxx1.1, whole genome shotgun sequence encodes:
- the LOC126775672 gene encoding uncharacterized protein LOC126775672, whose amino-acid sequence MVLLSCVGLVFLIFFDIYGYVTEALTYGREVRTLLLYSFLYYEYFIVLLVHLQFILTAQKVLSALRSVNDELQQLTITFEPKRNKCYSHFGNVFKTNSDNYGLQENSTVSNKVINYVIDSLSVKEKLNDKKSLCGNNRTVRDLSNAYAEVCDILRHIDESHGLILLLILIAFFMQLIITPYYLITTLCECILYFNKLVNLKSFLT is encoded by the exons ATGGTTTTGTTAAGCTGTGTTGGCTTGGTGTTCCTAATATTTTTCGATATTTATGGCTACGTGACGGAAGCACTTACATATGGCAGAGAAG TACGAACATTACTTCTTTACTCGTTTCTATATTATGAGTACTTTATTGTGCTATTGGTTCATTTACAATTCATATTAACAGCGCAGAAAGTACTTTCAGCTCTGCGATCGGTTAATGATGAATTGCAGCAGCTGACGATCACCTTTGAGCCTAAAC gtAATAAATGTTATAGCCATTTTGGAAATGTATTTAAGACGAACTCTGACAATTACGGTTTACAAGAAAATTCAACCGTATCAaacaaagttataaattatgtaatagatTCTTTATCTGTTAAGGAAAAGCTTA ATGATAAGAAGTCTCTTTGTGGAAATAATAGGACAGTACGTGATTTATCCAACGCATATGCCGAAGTCTGTGACATTTTGAGACATATCGATGAGAGTCACGGCTTAATACTACTTTTGATTCTAATCGCTTTCTTTATGCAACTAATAATAACACCATATTATCTGATAACAACTCTTTGTGAGTGTAttctatatttcaataaattagtaaatttaaaaagtttcttaACTTAG
- the LOC126775629 gene encoding gustatory receptor for sugar taste 43a-like, which translates to MSQINNILLQVCWCIYHMVSMLMVVEPCYQTQKEMDKTQVLVLYLLRCVSSTDPLFVDVDIFCKQLHLDRPSYTPLGMCTISRPLIVTIIGAVMTYLVIIFQLRSYESDSKDQL; encoded by the exons AtgagtcaaataaataatattctgctTCAAGTATGCTGGTGCATATATCATATGGTCAGCATGCTCATGGTCGTGGAACCGTGCTACCAAACTCAAAAAGAG ATGGATAAGACTCAGGTGCTCGTTTTGTACCTGCTGAGGTGCGTTTCCTCTACCGACCCATTGTTTGTAGACGTTGATATTTTCTGCAAGCAGTTACATCTTGATCGGCCAAGCTATACCCCGCTTGGAATGTGCACGATTTCAAGACCGCTCATTGTTACG ATAATCGGCGCCGTGATGACAtatcttgttattatttttcaactaCGCTCTTACGAGTCCGACAGCAAAGATCAATTATAg